DNA sequence from the Kazachstania africana CBS 2517 chromosome 4, complete genome genome:
CTGATTCAGAGTATGTAGCTAAACTGTTGAATGACAGGTACTCTTCTTATAGCGATGCTGAATTACAGAAAGTAGCAAATGCCGATCTAGCAGTCCCAATGGTTAAGAAATTTGCCAAAGTTAAAAAGTTTTATGAGGTCAATAAAGACTCCTTCGCAAATAATGGTAACTTCAAGATTGAATGGGTTAGAGGCCATGCTGGTACTGAGGGTAATGAAAAGGCTGATGCTTTGGCAAGAAATGGCGCAAATATGAACTGAGTTAACTTTCTTTGTCTAAGTACACTCGTTAATCATAATATTCCAGCATTATTTTTAGTAGAAACGTCATAAATTTTCcacattattattaaaattaatattttataaattatatttacAAAGTATCCTTAGGGATTGAAAGTATATGCATGAAGAATTTAATTAAcgtcaatttcttccaaagaTATATAGATTACTCTCGTCATAGTTCCACAATCTTTCAAGTATGTCGGTAAGACCATTATTTTCGGTTTCTATTTCATAAATGCCACAAAGGCTCAATGCTGTGGCAGAATATAAACTCCATAGAGACATTCTGTTTGCTTTAGGAAACTTTTCCCTGGGTATGAAATCTAATATTAAACTATTGAAAccataatgaaaatatgttAAAATCAATGTTGCTAATGACCCATCAAGTAGCGGATGTAGTGTAATGCCAGTAAATGATGCataaaaaggaattaaTGTGAGAGGTATTAGTGTATATTTTGTGATTCTTTCATAATCTGCCTGGTATGTTCCCGGAAGTTGCGAAGAAACTGGTACCTTGAATTTTATTGCACTCAAGTCTTTATCTTCGATGGTCTTCTTATCATTTTTcgatatatttttgtttagGTTCATCTGGCTATAGTATTTCTTTGACAATATACTTGAAAGTGCCTTAGTGTAGCCATGGGCTGAGCCTACAAATATCCTTGTATTTGTGCTGAAAAGGCTCTTGATGACTATCGATTGAAGCATCACCAAACTTCCCTCCCTTTGATGGCTGTTGGTTCATATCTTCCATCATTCATCTtctcatttaattttatatagaCCGACTGATGGAAAATTTCCATGTCGCCGTGCATGGGTGTATCATAACGACACAAAATATATGTagttttgaataataaaaagCACACtttaaagatgatgagTATACAGTAATGTTAGCTTTTTGATCCCTCTTAGACGGCTCTATGTGAAGGGTCATGGGAATTActgattttttgaaagtacATATTGCAGGATCCGACTTTAATCTACGTTGTTTATCTCTAGATCGCAAAAAGAATATCgtttttgaattcagtCAGTTGATTCTTTATGTTGTTGCATATATAATTGTATCCAAATTCCAATATGGCATGCTGTTTATactgaattcaaaaatttcaagacGGGTTTACAGATTGTATTGCAAATTCTGGTATTACATCCCCATATTGGGAGTGATTAATATAGGAATTGCAAACTCAATTTCTAACTTTCTATTTCATGTGTTTCCGccatttttgaatagaatTTCTACAGTACTTGAGGTTCTTTTCTACTACGAAATTTTGCAGATGACCTTCAGTAAGGAAGGTAATATTAAGATTTATTTTACGAATGATAGCGAAGAGTTgttaataatgaattcGAATCAACTCCTGACAACGCTGATAATATCTAATCATCGCAGTGTTGTGGATtatatattgataaatgTCCTATTATACCGAAACTTCAATGGCAATTGGGAATCTATGTCAAGAtcagatattttgaaaagggCGTGGAATGAAACTCTTAACATTCATCCGCAAGCAAAGTTTATTTCTTGGGGagatatattcaaattgcCAACTCTCTACTTActtataaatattttgactAAAAATGAGAACCATGTGATTGATTCTGGCAACATTATACGTTACTTAAATACTTGGGGAAATCAAGTTTTTGTACTTTTTCCAGAAGTGAATATATTAACAACTGAATTGGGGATTATTCAGAGAAAGATCAaccaaaattattatcctCACGTTatgaaatattataatGTTCTATACCCAAGATATAAAATGTTCGTTAATGTGATAAATGCTTTTGCTCAGCTTTGTGACATAAAAAAATCTCTGCTGAACAGAAAACTCATCTATCCTCGTCATATCATATC
Encoded proteins:
- the MUM3 gene encoding Mum3p (similar to Saccharomyces cerevisiae MUM3 (YOR298W); ancestral locus Anc_8.768); translation: MGITDFLKVHIAGSDFNLRCLSLDRKKNIVFEFSQLILYVVAYIIVSKFQYGMLFILNSKISRRVYRLYCKFWYYIPILGVINIGIANSISNFLFHVFPPFLNRISTVLEVLFYYEILQMTFSKEGNIKIYFTNDSEELLIMNSNQLLTTLIISNHRSVVDYILINVLLYRNFNGNWESMSRSDILKRAWNETLNIHPQAKFISWGDIFKLPTLYLLINILTKNENHVIDSGNIIRYLNTWGNQVFVLFPEVNILTTELGIIQRKINQNYYPHVMKYYNVLYPRYKMFVNVINAFAQLCDIKKSLLNRKLIYPRHIISEATVRISNKVDKILKEDDSIPLVFGNYESVGQQNELLINSKDQKIFLNKYLYDLSVVYYKAKVVEKSHDHVKGTLKPQKGVQLEQIVPSLFDIFFANYKRGRDPIIVIVDIRRHRIDQLLPLKNEKLEKWLEILWMKKERLIIENEAKISLK
- the TIM18 gene encoding Tim18p (similar to Saccharomyces cerevisiae TIM18 (YOR297C); ancestral locus Anc_8.767), which produces MLQSIVIKSLFSTNTRIFVGSAHGYTKALSSILSKKYYSQMNLNKNISKNDKKTIEDKDLSAIKFKVPVSSQLPGTYQADYERITKYTLIPLTLIPFYASFTGITLHPLLDGSLATLILTYFHYGFNSLILDFIPREKFPKANRMSLWSLYSATALSLCGIYEIETENNGLTDILERLWNYDESNLYIFGRN